In Deltaproteobacteria bacterium, the sequence GGCGCCCGCCGGGGTACTACACACCACACCTACTGCGCGTTGATCTGCACCTTCGCGTTGGGCGCGACGTTGCAGCGCGAGTTTGCCGGCTTGACCTTGGACAGATTCGGAAACGTCTGATCGACCACGCAGGAGTCCATCGCCTGCCCCGACGCGCTCACCACGGTGCAACCGAATCCCGAGCGCACGCCCTGGTTGGTCCCGGCACTGACGGTGAGCAGACACGGGCTCCGGCCGATCTCCACCACGTCCGCCGCGATGAAGTTCGAGGGCTGGAAGATGGTGGAGATGGCGTACTTCGCGTAGTCGCCGGACTCGGGCGCCTGCACGCGGATGTAGAACTCTCCGGGCTGCTCGATGTCCTTGGTCACGGAGGTGCCACTGATCCGGTCTCCCTCGTCGTCCGGGTTCTTCATGAAGTACGCGGCGACCTTCGATCCGCGCTGCGGCTGGAGCACCTTGAAGGTGATGGTCAGCTTGCCGCGCTCCTTGAAGCTCGCCTTGTAGAAATGGAACTGCTTGCTCTTCCCGTAATCGACGTCGGACGTCTTGGAATCCGAAGGTAGCTTGAGCTCTTCCGCGCCTTCCAGCGAGCACGCCGGACCGCCGTTCTTGCAGGTATCGCCTTGCTTGAAGCTGGTCGCCAGCCGGTAGCGGCCCGCGTCGCCGGCGTCGTTCGCGAAGACCTTGATGTAGTAGTCGCCCGCCGCAAGATCGTTCTTCGCCAGGCCGGCCACCGGGTCGATCTTCTCCGGAGCGCCCTGCGGCGGGATGAACTCCGCCGAGAGATTCGCGCCGCGGCTGTCGAACTTCATCGCCAGCGCGCCTTCCGCCGTCAGCGGCACCTTCCACCAGCAGGTCCGCTTCTGCGCCGAGTAGTCGACGGAATCCTCCACCGCGCCATCGGCCTTGAGCTCGCGCGCAGTGCCCTGCGTCTTGCACGCTTGCTGGGCAGCGTCCGGATCGTCCGGCTTGTAGACTGTTCGCACCTCGACGCGGGTGCGGATCACGTCCTTCCACGGCTCCATCACGGCCACGTAGTAGGTCCCCGGCTGGAGCTCCTTGGCTTCCACCTTCTTCCCCGGTTCGCCTTTCGCGATCGGCTCGCTCCCGCTGCCCTCCGAGTAGACCGCCAGGGAAATCTGCGCCTGCGGATTCACCGGCTTGGCGCTGGCAATCAGCGCTCCCGGCGCGGGCAGCTCATATCGGAAGGCCGCGATGTACTGATTGCCTTCGTTCGACAGCGTCGCTTCCTGTTTCTTCCCGAGGGTGCCCTCCTGCGACTCCTTCGAGATCGAGAACTTCTCTGGCCAGGCGATTGGGTTCCAGCCCGCGTGGCAGGCGATGATGGCGAGGGCGCCGAGTGGAAGGACGGAACGAAGATATCTCTGCATGGATGTCCTTTTCGTGATGCCTACTCGAGGCCGTATTTCTTCGGATTGTTCCCGACGATGGCCGCGGCGAGGATCTGCGGGACATACTCCAGCGTCTCCTCGGGCAGCTTCTTCAACCGGTAGAGGTGCCAGAAATCGCGCTTGTCCTTGCGGAACCCGCCCGGCTCCTGCGCGATCTTGTGCAGCACGCGCCGCATCCCGTTCTCGCCCTTGTTGTAGGAGGCGAGGGCGAGCATGAAGGAGTCCTCGCCGAACTCGGCGAGCAGATTCGCCAGATAGCGCGCGGCGGCGTGCGTGCTCTTGAGAACGTCGGTGCGCTCGTCGATGCCGCGCTTCCGCTCGATCCGGAGCTCGAACTCGCGGGCGCGGGACTCGATGAACTGCCACATCCCGCGCGCTCCGGCGCTGCTCTCCGCCAGCGGGTCGAACTGCGACTCCGTCCAGGCCACGTACGCCATCTCCTCCGGCAGCCCCCGGGCGGAGAACTCCTTGATGATCATCGGCCAGTACTTCTGCTTGCGGGCGTAGACCTGCTTCGTGTTGGACCTGCGCAAAGTCGCGTCGATGTGGTGCTTGAGCCGCTGCTTGAAGATGGGTGGCACCACGTACGTCTGGGCGTTGAACTTGGCGAGGAGGCGGCGGATCTCGCGATCCAGCTCGTCGCCGGACTGCTCGATCTTCTCCGCCTCGCTCTTGTCCTTCTTCTGCAGCTCGCCGATGGCGGCCTGGGCCTTTCCGGTCAGCGCGGTGAGCTGCTCTTCCAGCGAAACCAGTTTGTCGGGGTCGGTTTCGATCTGCATCGCGACCTGGATCTTCGAGATCTGTTTGTCGAGGCCGTCCTTCTTGTGGAGGATTTCCTCGATCTGCTTCTTCTGCTGCCAGATCACGAATCCGAGCGCCCCGAAGCCGGCCAGCGAGAGGAGCACGATGGCCATCACGATCTTCGCGGTCTTCTTCCGGTCCTTGCGATGGGTGACGGCCTCCACCCGCTTGAGGGTGTCGGCCATGATGAACATGGTCTGACCGGACGACTTTCCTCCGGAGAGCGCGCGGGCCTGCGAGATCTTGACCTGCGCATCGCGGGCCAGCATCGCGGCATCCTGCGACGGAGGGAACAGATCGGGCGGAGGCCTGCGCGCGACCGGCACCTCGAACGCCGGAGCACCGTTGATCCGCGGCGTCGTGCGGAAGGTGTCCTCGACGTCGAAGCGCACTTCCGGGCCGCCCTGGGCGCCGAAGACGATCTTGTCGCCGGAGCGCAGCGCGTGCGTGCGCACCAGCTTGCCGTTCACGAATGTACCGTTCGTCGAGCCCACGTCCACCACCACGTAGCGCCCGCCCTCGAAGCGGATCTCCGCGTGATGACTCGAGACGCGCGTGTCCCGGTGCGAATCGAAGCGCACGTCGCAGTCCTCGCCGCGGCCGATGCGGATCACCGCCTTCGGCGACATCGACGCGGTCCCCTGCAGGCTGCCGGTGAGATGGGTGAGTCGAATCAAGTCCCGCTCTTCTGCGTGATCTCGGTCGTCTCGAGCTCTTCCTGGTAGTACTCGGCCGTCTTCTCCTTCGATTTCACCGTCCCCAGCGACTCCTCGAGCGCGGCCGAGACCTGCTCGCAGGAGGGGCCCGGAACGCACAGCACCTTGATCGACACCTCCCCGTTGGGAAGGATGGTGATCTCCATCTTCTGCTTGTCGGCCATTGCGGTCGCCCCCCTCGGGCTACCAGCGGGAAACGGCGAGCCGGATGGTGCCGTCCGCCTCGACCTGTTCCTCGTCGAGCGTGAAGCCCTGCTTGGCCACCTCGGCCTTCACCTTGTGCTTCGCGTAGCACTGGACGATGCGCTGCTGGATCTTCGCGGCCTCTTCGTTGGTCTCCTCCTCGATTCCCCACCAGTCCGCGACCAGCTTGTAGGTGCTCTCTTCCGTGAGCTGCAGCCCGATGTCGTAGCTCTTCGTCGCCTTGATCTTCGCCTCGGCGGTGAGCGTCGAGCCTTTCCACCCGCGCACCTTCACCAGCTGGTTCTCGGTGGCCTGCTCGAAGGCGAGCCCCAGCTCCTCGAGCGCGGCCTTGAGCGCGACGAGATCGTTGATCTTCGTCTCCACCTGCGTGAAGTGGCTCACGCCGACTTGCCTCCCACGTCGATCTCGATCTTGCGGCCGGCCTCGGCACCGCCGTCGCCCTGCCAGCTGGAAGAGGCCGGGCGCGCGCGCGTCTTGCACCAGTTGCGCAGCGCCGCGATCTTCTCCTTCATCGTCCGCGAGAGCGGCACCGTTTCCTGAAGGGAGTGCAGCACGCCCTCGGAGGTGAGCACGCCGGTCTTGCCGTTGCGGTCGTACTCGTCGAAGAGCGCGGAGACGATGGCCTGCTCGATCTCCGCCCCCGTCATTCCCTCGCTCTTCTCGGAGATGAGCTCGAGGTTGAACTGCTCCGGATCGCGGCCGCGTCGCTTGATGTGGATGGCGACGATCTCCTTCCGCTCCGGCAGCGTGGGCAAATCGACGAAGAAGATCTCGTCGAAACGCCCCTTGCGCATCATCTCCGGCGGCAGCTCGTCGACGTTGTTCGCGGTGGCGATGACGAAGACCGGGCTGGTCTTCTCCTGCAGCCAGGTGATGAAGCTGCCGAAGACCCGCGCGGCGGTGCCGGCATCGCTGTTGTTGGAGCTGCCGGTCCCCGAGAAGCCCTTCTCCAGCTCGTCGACCCAGAGGATCGAGGGCGCCACGGCTTCGGCCATCTGGATGGCGCGGCGCATGTTCTCTTCCGAGCTCCCGACGATCCCGGCGAAGATCTTGCCGACGTCGAGGCGCAGGAGCGGCAGCCGCCAGGCTGCGCCCACCGCCTTGGCGGTGAGCGACTTCCCGCCGCCGGGGATCCCGATCATCAGGATGCCTTTGGGCCTGGGCAGGCCGAACTGCCGGGCTTCCTCGCTGAATGCGCTCTGGCGCTTGCGCAGCCAGCCCTTCAGCACGTCGAGCCCGCCGATGTTGTCCATCTTCTCCTGGGTGCGGAAGAATTCCAGCACCCCGCTCTTGCGGACGATGCGCTCTTTCTCGGAAAGGATGACGTCGATGTCGAAGCTGCCGCCGGTCTGCTCCAGCGACTTGGCGAAGACTCCTTCTGCCTCGTCGGCGGTCAACCCGAGCGCTGCCTCCACCACGTGCTCCCGCTCCTGCCCGGAAGGGATCTTCGCTCCGGTGTTCCGCGAGACGCGGTCGAAGATGGCGTCGATCTCCAGCAGCTCGGGCAGCGGGTACTCGACCACCGCCACTTCCTTGTCGAGCTCGGGAGGAATGGCGAGGAGTGGCGAGATGAGAAAGACGGTCTTCAGCTCCTCCTTCAGCTTGCGCCCGATGTCGCGGAGCAGTCGCACCACCTCGGGGTTCTTGAGATAAGCGTGCAGGTCGCGGAGGATGAAGACGGCGCGCTCGTCCGCCTTCGCCTCCACGACGAAGCGCAGAGCCTTCAAGGGGTCCTTCGAATCGCCCTGGGGTTCCTTGCCGAGTCGCATGCCCTCGGTCACGCTCCAGGTATAGATCTTGGTCTTGTAATTCTTCTCCCGCTCGCGCGCGTGCAACACGTCGGCGATGCTCTTCTCGACCCGCTTCTCCTCGCTGGAGAGGATGTAGATCAGCGGGTACCGGGCCCGCATGAGGTGCTCGATGTCCTTGTCCACCCGGCGGAGCTGCGCCTGGCGCTGGACGTCCTCCGCCACCTCTTTGGGCTGGCTCGAGAGCGCCATTGCTGGGGCCGCAGCAGCCTTTTTCGGCGCGCCGAACGGATCGGCCTCGAGGGGAGTCATGGGGTGAAAAAGGCTAGCACGCGCCGTCGAGGGCGGGCAAACCAGCGCGGACCTCGGCCGCCGCGGCGAACACGTGGAATTTCGCGGCGGTTGCGGCGCGCGCGGCCTTGGCGTTACCGTCCGGCCGTGGACTTCACCGCGCACCAGGCGCCGATGGCGCTGCAGCGGCTCAAGGACCAGGGCGGCTTCAACGGCGACCGCATCGAATCGTGCGCCATGCCTACGGTCTTCGCCAGCGGCTCGGACTGGCTGCGCACGGTGGTGGAGAAGAGCGACCTTGCCGAAGGAAACCTGGCCGGCACGCGCATCCGCGAAACGACGTTCGCGCACACCGCTTTGCGCAAGGCGCGGCTGCGGGGCGCCAGGCTGGAGCGGGTGGAGCTCTACTTCTGCGACCTGAACGAGATGGATGCGGCGCAGCTCAGCGGACGCCGATTGAAGGTGCACGGTTGCGAGGCCATGAACGCGGTCTTTTCCGGCGCGCAGCTCTCGGTCGCGCGGTTCGAGGACACCAAGCTGTACCGGGCGAAGTTCGATGGCTCGCTCATCCTGCGCACGATCTTCACCGATGCGCGCCTCGGCGCGGCCTCGATGGAAAAAGCGGACTTCTCCAATGCACGACTCATCGACGTCTCGATGCGCGGGGCGAATCTAATGGGAGCCTCCTTCGCCCGCGCGACCTTGATCGGCGTCGACCTGCGCGACGCGGCGCTGACCGGCGCCGACTTCTCCGGCGCGACGACCATCGGCTGCTACCTTCCAGCGGAGCTCGGGACATGAGCGGTGAGCGTCAGGACATGGATCCCGCCGCGCAGGTCGCGGCGGAGCTGCGCGCGCGGCTGCGTTCACTGGGCGCCGACGAGGTGATCGAGCTCTGCGCGCAGCTTCTCACCACGTACGTGGTAGAGGGCGTCCTACCTCTCTCCCGCGCCAGCGAGAGCAGCGACCTTGCTCCGGACGTAGTGGGCGAGGAGACGTTCGCGCAGATGCTCAAGCGCCTCAAGGCGGCGAAGAAGGACTCCGTCCTCGAGCGGTTCATCATCGATGGCGAGAACATCTCCGTGCGCATCGAGGGCCAGGGAGTGCTGCCGATCACCGAGTACCGGCGTCCGGTCGGTCCGCCGCCGTCGGGGCCGGGCGTCACCGTGCAGGTGGTGCCACGCCGGGAAAGCGTCCCGGGTGCGGCGGGCAGCATCTACAACCGGTCGCTGTATCAGCCAGACGCGCCGGCTCCCGTGCGTGGGGCGCCGCAACCGGCGCAGCAGCGGCCGCAGCCCGCAGGGCAGACCCCGCCGCCGCCGGCTCAGCCGCAGCAGCCGGCGACGCAGCAGCAGAAGAAGCCGGAAGAGCCGCGAAACGATCGGTTCTCGCTGATCGAGCTCGAATGATCGCGGGAGCTAAGGGCTCAAGAGACTGAGCAGGGTGTCCAGATAGGTCGACACACTGTCCCACGGATTCCTGTCCGGAGGAGCTCCGTCGTCAGTGACGTATTGATACGCGACCGATGCCCGATTCGCGGTCACCTGGCTGGCGGGAAACTCGGACGACGAGACCGCGTAAGACAAGGTTGCGAAGTTGTACCGGCTGTAACTCGCCTGCCAGGCCGGGAACGACGTAGGCACCGCGGTGTTTTCGTAGATGACCAAGGTATCGACGGTCCCAATGTAGCTCGGGATCGTGGACGTGCCCGGATTGCCGACGACGAAGTCGAAGCCGATGCTTTTGGCGTAAGAAGTCAGCGTCGAATAGTAGCTCTCCTTCCCCGCGGTGTTGCTCATCTCGTCGAGGAAAAGGGCGGTCACCTGCGGGTACCACGTTCTCCAGTTCCTGATGTCGCGTTCGACCTTTGTCAGGGAGCGCTTGCCGTATTGCGTGTAGACGTATCCCGCTACCTTGCACCCCCCATCGATCAGCGCACCGATTCCCTTCGACCAGCCCGGATCGAACGAGGGACCCGGGCCATTCTGGTTGTTGACGATGGGAATCACGGCAATCGACGACCACTTCTGCTGCTCGCTCGCAACGAAGCTCCACGCAGCCGCCACGTTTCCATTGGCGTCGGTGGGCCAGCTGTAGAGCGGAATGATGGACCCGCCGACCTGGGAATAGGCTGCTGGCGCGGGGTCGCGCATCGTGCCCGCAATCGTACCCGGATCGGCCTGGTTGGCATTTTCCTGGGTGCCGCCGCAGCCCACCATCGCTGCGATGATCAACGCCGAGCGGAATCCTCTCATGGGGCCTCCTCGCAGGAGGCGCCTACCACGCGACCCCGGGAGGATCCATCATGAAAGCTAGCGCTGCGCCCGCTCTCGCTCGCCCTGCTTCTGGGCGACCACCGGCTGCTTGCGGTGCACCACGATGGTCCGCTGGGTCTGCAGATCGTCGTCCTCGCGCGCGATGATCACCACCGTGCTGTTTCCGGGCTTGAGCGGCAGATCCGTCTGGAAGTCGAGCTGCGTCGGCGCTCCCATCGCCTGCTGCCCCGGCTTGCGCGAGGTGCGGAAGAAGACCTTCCGGTAGTCGTTCTCGTGCTGCACGAAGATCTGCAGATCGCGCATGCCATTCACGTCCACGGCGCTGCCGGTGAGCGAGAGGTGGTCCTGATCCGTCTCCACTCCGCCGCGCGAGGTGTCGAGGTTCGCGAGCCGGATCGCCGGCGCTTCGCTCTGCATCAGCTCGCTCACCGTCTTCAGATTCGGCTTCGCTCCCGGCGCCTCCTTGCCCGCGGCGATGGGCAAGAATCCCATCCGGCCCTTCTGCCACTCGACGCGCCAGAAGGGGCCCGCCTTGCCGTGCACGGAAAGCACGGCGCCCTTCTTCACCGTGGCCAGCTTCGCGCCGGCCTCCTGCGCGGTGGCGAGGATCAGGGTATCGACCTGGACGCGCACCGGCTGCGTCGCCGCGGCGAGAGGTACCGCCGGCGCCGCGGGGAGCAGCAGCTTGTCTCGCTGCGCCTCGTACAGCTCCTTGTCGCCGACCTCCAACCGCACCGGGACGACGTCCTCCAGCGCCTTCTTCACCTCCACCACGAAGGTGGCGCTCTTCATCTCGCCTGGCTTGATGGGGCCGAGCTTGGTGCGACCCTTCTTCACGTTGATGCGGTCCTCGGAGAGGTTCCGCAGGGCGGCGTAGGCGTCGAATGCGGTGCCGACGCCGACGTTCTTCACGTCGACGATGATCTCGGCGGTATCGCCTTTCTCGCCCTTGTGCAGAAGCCCGTCGTTGCCGACGATCTGGTACGACCAGGCGAAGGCAGGCCGCGGCAGCTCGGCGATGTCCGTCTCCGCGCGCGCGTCTTCGAGCGGGTCTCCCGCGTCGTCCTCCCACTTGAGCGTCACGTCGTCGCGCCGCGACGGCATGTAGCGCGGGATCTTGATCGGCACGGTCCAGGTGCGCTTCTCACCCGGCAGCAGCTGGCCGAAGACGAACTCGCGCCGATCGAGCACCGCATTGTCGCTCTTCGTGTACGCCCGCAGCCGCGCCAGCGGCGTGGTCCCGGTGTTGTGCGCCGTGACCGCCACTTCCATGCTGCCGCCGGCCTGCGTGCGCGGCGCGCGAATCTCCGCCTGGACCCGCGCCTGGCCCTTGGGCGCATTCGCCGCCAGGGGCGACCAGTTCAGCCCCATCGCCTCGAGCGACTTGCGCACCCTCTCCAGCTCGGCGGCACGGCGCTGCTCGACGAACGGCTTCGCCTGCTGCAGCTGCTGCCGGCGGTCGGTCGCGTTGGCGTGCATGAGCATGTCGCGGCAGAACTCGATCTGGTAGTCCACCACCACGCCGTCCTCGTCGGACGGGTCGTCGTCGTCGTCCTCCGGCGCCTGTCCGGCCTCGATCAGCTCGCGGTTCTTCCGCTCCTTGGCGGTCTCATCCTTCACGAACCGCAGCGTCTCCGCCGGCTTCTGCTGCACCCGCTCGCGGCCCGCCTTGGCCTGCTCCTCGTCGCGCGCGAAGCCGTTGAAGAAGTGCTTGTCGTAGTCCGCCTCCCGGAACGTCTTGGGCGGAGCGAAGAGGTCGATGCGATCCTTGACGATGCGCGCCGGCACCAGCTCGATGTCCGGCACGATTCCGACTTCCTGGATGGAGACGTCTCCGGGAGTCAGGTACTGCGCGATGGTCAGCTTGAGCGCGCTCTCGTCGCCGGTGTCGCGGTCCTTGAAGTCGTAGAGGACCTGGACCGAGCCCTTTCCGAAGCTCTGCCGTCCGACGATGACCGCGCGGTTCAGGTTCTTCAGCGCGCCCGCCACGATCTCCGAGGCGGAAGCGCTCTCGCTGCTGATCAGCACCGCCATGGGAAACTCGCGCTCGGCGCCGTCGGCGCGCGCCAGCTTCGGCTCGCGCAGCGTGCCGTTGACGCCCACGGTGGTGACGATGGTGCCTTCCTCGACGAACGCGTCGCTGACCTGGATGGCCTGCTCGAGCAGGCCGCCGGGATTCCCGCGCATGTCGAGCACCAGCCCCCGCAGGGTGCCGCCGTTCTGCTGCTTCATGGCGCGGATGGCGCCCATCATGTCGCGGGTGGTGGTGCCGGAGAAGCCGCTCAGGCGCACGTACCCGATTCCGTTGTCGAGCAGCTTGGAGATGACGGTCTCATACGTGACGAGCGCGCGCGTCAGGTCCAGTCGCCGCGGCTCGGCGCCCTTGTGCGCCACCCAGATGCTGACCTTGGTGCCAGGCTTGCCGCGCATGCGATCGACGGCTTCCTGCAGCTCCATGCTGACGGTGGAGTCGTTGTCGATCTGGGTGATGACATCGCCCTTCTTCACGCCGCCCTTGTATGCCGGCGTGTTCTTGAGCACCTTGCGGACGGTGAGCTTGTCCTCGATCATCGAGATCACGAACCCGAGTCCGCCGAACTCGCCGCGGGTCTGGACCTTCATCTCCTTGTAGACGTCGGGCTTGAGCAGCCAGGAGTGAGGGTCGAGGGTGGAGAGCATGCCGTTGATGGCGGCGTACTCGATCTCCCGCTGGTCGGACTGGGTGACCAGGTTGTCGCGCACGAAGCTGAAGACCTCGTGCATCTTCAGCGGGATCTGCCAGATGGAATCGATGTCCTTGTAGTCGAACTCGCGGCTGGCATTGCCGACGGTCACCCGCACCCGGTTCTCGGGGATGCTGGCGTTGGCGTGTCCGCAGCCCGCCGACTGCGCGCGGTTCGCCTCCAGGATGCCGCCCTGCGGGGCGCCATTCGCGGGACCCGCGACGGAGGTCCCCGGCTCGCGGTTGGCGAGGCGGTCGTCGCAAGGCGGCCCGCCGACCTCGACCATCACCTCGGCGACCTGGCGTTCCACCGCTTCGAGCGAGGCGGTGAACATCTCCTTGGGATTGATCCGGCTCGGATCGACGTAGTTGTCCTTGATCTGGACGATGGTCTTGCGAAAGACGTCGAGGCTCGCAAGGTCGTAGTTCTTGTCCTTCTGCGGATCGACGGCGGCGTGCGCCTCGCGCGCGCGCAGCGGACCGCGGTCGCTGGAGAGCGCAAGCAGCGAGGCGGCGATGGCGGCGGGAGCGATCAGGGCGAGGCGAGCGTGCTTGCGCATGGGCGGCGGCTCTTTCGGCAGGCGGGCTAGGGAAAAGAATAGCCAGCACGCCCCCTACCAACAAGGAACGAGCCGGTCCCCATCGTCTAAACAGCGGAACGTCTTCCGGCATGCCGAATTGCTCACCGCCGGACGACCGCGTAGCCCTTGGCCTTGAGGGCGGCGGTCAAGGCATCGATGTGCTCGGGTCCCCGTGTCTCGAGCGTCAGGTCAATCTCGGTGTCCCCGATGGCGCCCTGTAAAAATGCCCTGTTATGGTGCACTTCCAACACGTTGGCGCGCTCCGCCGCCACCGCGGCCAGCACTCCCGCCAGCATGCCGGGACGGTCGGGCACCCGGACTGCGATCATCACCCGGCGGCCCTCGACTACCAGGCCGCGCTCGATGATCCGGGCAATGATGTTGGGATCGATGTTGCCGCCCGACAGCGCGCAGACGACCTTGGTCGCAGCCTTGAGGCCGGCGATCTTCCGCTGCAGTAGCGCAGCGGCCGGAGCTGCGCCGGCGCCCTCGGCGACCGTCTTCTCACGCTCGATCAGGGCGAGGATGGCGTTCGCAACCTCTTCGTCGTCGACGCCGACGATCTCGTCGACGTACTTGCGGAAGAGCGGAATGGTCTTCTCGCCGGCGCGCTTGACGGCGATGCCGTCGGCCAGGGTGGTCGCGTTCGGGATCAGGATGGGACCGCCGGCATCCAACGCGGCCCGCATCTTCGGCAGGTGCGAGGACTCCACGCCGATGACGCGGACCGACGGCTTGAGCGATTTCATCGCCAGCGCCATCCCGCCGAGCCAACCCCCGCCCCCGATGGAAGCCACGAGCACCTCGACGTCGGGCACCTGCTCGAGGATCTCCAGCGCGCACGTCCCCTGGCCGGCGATGATCGCCTCGTCGTCGAAAGCGTGAATGAAGACGTAGCCCTTCTCTTCCTGGAGCCGGCGCGCTTCTGCGTAGGCGTCGTCGTAGTTGTTCCCGCAGAGCACGATGGCGGCGCCGAACTTGCGCGTCGCCTGCACCTTGCTGAGCGGGGCGGTCTCCGGCATTACGATGGTCGCGTGCATGCCGAGCCGCTGGGCGTTGAAGGCGACCGCCTGCGCGTGGTTGCCTGCGCTTGCGGCGACGACTCCGCGCTTGCGCTCTTCGGCGGTCAGCAGCGCGAACTTGTTCGCGGCACCGCGCTCCTTGAACGAGCCGGTGCGGTGCAGGTTCTCGAGCTTGAAGTGGATCTGCGCCGCGCAGAGCTCGCTGAACGGCTCGGAGAGAGGGCATGGAGTGACGGCGACGATGCCGCGGATGCGGTCGCGCGCGGCGAGTACGTCCTGCAGGGTGACCATCGCGGCGCAGGGTGAACGCCCCGCGCGCTCCGGTCAACACTCGCCGTGTGGGATGAAGACGCATGCGACGTGGGTTGTGTAAACCAGCGCAACGACTCAGTTTGGCGGCTGGGGGTACGGATGGCAGGCAAGGCAAGCGGCAAGGCGGTCGACCGGCTGGCCGTGGTGGACGAGACGCAGGCCGATCGGCAGACGATCGAGGTCTACGAGCTGGTGACACGCAAGGTGCGCGTCGGCCGGGTGCCGCTCTTGTTCAAGGCGCTGGCGGCCGAGAAGGCGCTCATGCCCTGCTGGGCGGCACTCCGGCCCGCGATCCGCGTGCGCGCTTTCGAGGAGGCGGCCGACGATCTGCGAGCGAAAGCGGCGCGTCTCGCCGTGGACCTGGGGTGTCCACTCATCGAGACGCAGCTCGAGTGGGCCGGATACGACGTCGACGAGATCGACCAGATCCGCGGCCAGGTCGACATCTTCCATTACGTCGACGCGAAGCTGCTGATGGCAGTCTGCGTGCTCGCCGAGGCGCTCTCGGGTGGAGTGGGCGGCGTCGCCCGCGGACCGCGCGGAGAGCAGCGGGTCCCGCGCGGCGTGCCGCACGACATGGATCCCATCGA encodes:
- a CDS encoding FHA domain-containing protein, whose amino-acid sequence is MIRLTHLTGSLQGTASMSPKAVIRIGRGEDCDVRFDSHRDTRVSSHHAEIRFEGGRYVVVDVGSTNGTFVNGKLVRTHALRSGDKIVFGAQGGPEVRFDVEDTFRTTPRINGAPAFEVPVARRPPPDLFPPSQDAAMLARDAQVKISQARALSGGKSSGQTMFIMADTLKRVEAVTHRKDRKKTAKIVMAIVLLSLAGFGALGFVIWQQKKQIEEILHKKDGLDKQISKIQVAMQIETDPDKLVSLEEQLTALTGKAQAAIGELQKKDKSEAEKIEQSGDELDREIRRLLAKFNAQTYVVPPIFKQRLKHHIDATLRRSNTKQVYARKQKYWPMIIKEFSARGLPEEMAYVAWTESQFDPLAESSAGARGMWQFIESRAREFELRIERKRGIDERTDVLKSTHAAARYLANLLAEFGEDSFMLALASYNKGENGMRRVLHKIAQEPGGFRKDKRDFWHLYRLKKLPEETLEYVPQILAAAIVGNNPKKYGLE
- a CDS encoding DUF2997 domain-containing protein codes for the protein MADKQKMEITILPNGEVSIKVLCVPGPSCEQVSAALEESLGTVKSKEKTAEYYQEELETTEITQKSGT
- a CDS encoding DUF1257 domain-containing protein, which translates into the protein MVQDARAPGLFQLAGRRRCRGRPQDRDRRGRQVGVSHFTQVETKINDLVALKAALEELGLAFEQATENQLVKVRGWKGSTLTAEAKIKATKSYDIGLQLTEESTYKLVADWWGIEEETNEEAAKIQQRIVQCYAKHKVKAEVAKQGFTLDEEQVEADGTIRLAVSRW
- a CDS encoding AAA family ATPase, with protein sequence MALSSQPKEVAEDVQRQAQLRRVDKDIEHLMRARYPLIYILSSEEKRVEKSIADVLHAREREKNYKTKIYTWSVTEGMRLGKEPQGDSKDPLKALRFVVEAKADERAVFILRDLHAYLKNPEVVRLLRDIGRKLKEELKTVFLISPLLAIPPELDKEVAVVEYPLPELLEIDAIFDRVSRNTGAKIPSGQEREHVVEAALGLTADEAEGVFAKSLEQTGGSFDIDVILSEKERIVRKSGVLEFFRTQEKMDNIGGLDVLKGWLRKRQSAFSEEARQFGLPRPKGILMIGIPGGGKSLTAKAVGAAWRLPLLRLDVGKIFAGIVGSSEENMRRAIQMAEAVAPSILWVDELEKGFSGTGSSNNSDAGTAARVFGSFITWLQEKTSPVFVIATANNVDELPPEMMRKGRFDEIFFVDLPTLPERKEIVAIHIKRRGRDPEQFNLELISEKSEGMTGAEIEQAIVSALFDEYDRNGKTGVLTSEGVLHSLQETVPLSRTMKEKIAALRNWCKTRARPASSSWQGDGGAEAGRKIEIDVGGKSA
- a CDS encoding pentapeptide repeat-containing protein, with translation MDFTAHQAPMALQRLKDQGGFNGDRIESCAMPTVFASGSDWLRTVVEKSDLAEGNLAGTRIRETTFAHTALRKARLRGARLERVELYFCDLNEMDAAQLSGRRLKVHGCEAMNAVFSGAQLSVARFEDTKLYRAKFDGSLILRTIFTDARLGAASMEKADFSNARLIDVSMRGANLMGASFARATLIGVDLRDAALTGADFSGATTIGCYLPAELGT
- a CDS encoding PDZ domain-containing protein, yielding MRKHARLALIAPAAIAASLLALSSDRGPLRAREAHAAVDPQKDKNYDLASLDVFRKTIVQIKDNYVDPSRINPKEMFTASLEAVERQVAEVMVEVGGPPCDDRLANREPGTSVAGPANGAPQGGILEANRAQSAGCGHANASIPENRVRVTVGNASREFDYKDIDSIWQIPLKMHEVFSFVRDNLVTQSDQREIEYAAINGMLSTLDPHSWLLKPDVYKEMKVQTRGEFGGLGFVISMIEDKLTVRKVLKNTPAYKGGVKKGDVITQIDNDSTVSMELQEAVDRMRGKPGTKVSIWVAHKGAEPRRLDLTRALVTYETVISKLLDNGIGYVRLSGFSGTTTRDMMGAIRAMKQQNGGTLRGLVLDMRGNPGGLLEQAIQVSDAFVEEGTIVTTVGVNGTLREPKLARADGAEREFPMAVLISSESASASEIVAGALKNLNRAVIVGRQSFGKGSVQVLYDFKDRDTGDESALKLTIAQYLTPGDVSIQEVGIVPDIELVPARIVKDRIDLFAPPKTFREADYDKHFFNGFARDEEQAKAGRERVQQKPAETLRFVKDETAKERKNRELIEAGQAPEDDDDDPSDEDGVVVDYQIEFCRDMLMHANATDRRQQLQQAKPFVEQRRAAELERVRKSLEAMGLNWSPLAANAPKGQARVQAEIRAPRTQAGGSMEVAVTAHNTGTTPLARLRAYTKSDNAVLDRREFVFGQLLPGEKRTWTVPIKIPRYMPSRRDDVTLKWEDDAGDPLEDARAETDIAELPRPAFAWSYQIVGNDGLLHKGEKGDTAEIIVDVKNVGVGTAFDAYAALRNLSEDRINVKKGRTKLGPIKPGEMKSATFVVEVKKALEDVVPVRLEVGDKELYEAQRDKLLLPAAPAVPLAAATQPVRVQVDTLILATAQEAGAKLATVKKGAVLSVHGKAGPFWRVEWQKGRMGFLPIAAGKEAPGAKPNLKTVSELMQSEAPAIRLANLDTSRGGVETDQDHLSLTGSAVDVNGMRDLQIFVQHENDYRKVFFRTSRKPGQQAMGAPTQLDFQTDLPLKPGNSTVVIIAREDDDLQTQRTIVVHRKQPVVAQKQGERERAQR
- a CDS encoding threonine ammonia-lyase, whose product is MVTLQDVLAARDRIRGIVAVTPCPLSEPFSELCAAQIHFKLENLHRTGSFKERGAANKFALLTAEERKRGVVAASAGNHAQAVAFNAQRLGMHATIVMPETAPLSKVQATRKFGAAIVLCGNNYDDAYAEARRLQEEKGYVFIHAFDDEAIIAGQGTCALEILEQVPDVEVLVASIGGGGWLGGMALAMKSLKPSVRVIGVESSHLPKMRAALDAGGPILIPNATTLADGIAVKRAGEKTIPLFRKYVDEIVGVDDEEVANAILALIEREKTVAEGAGAAPAAALLQRKIAGLKAATKVVCALSGGNIDPNIIARIIERGLVVEGRRVMIAVRVPDRPGMLAGVLAAVAAERANVLEVHHNRAFLQGAIGDTEIDLTLETRGPEHIDALTAALKAKGYAVVRR